The DNA segment ACACAGATTGGTTGTAGCGTCTTCCGCTATGGAAATTTCGGTCGAGGGGCTGGCGAAACTCGCCGCCGGTATTGTCAGCGTTACGTTTCTGCCCGTGGGCAGCGTGCCGGTTATCGTGCCTGCGCCTGAAAAACCCGCCACCGCGCCCGTTGAAGTTCCCAGCGGGCCGGCTTGTGTCACTATGTATTCCGGGTACATCGGCACCGTGGCCGAATAGTTTTTGGAGTCTGTGATCAGGGAGTTGTTCTTCGCGCCCAGATAGAAATAATAGCTGGTCTGGGTCCATAAACCGGACAGCGTCATTTCCGCCGCCGTGAATTTGTCGTCGAACGAAACCAGCGTGGCCGGCGAGGAATTGTCCGGCCAGGTGGAATAGGAGAGCTGGTAATAGGTTCCGGCGGCATTGCCGTTGGTGTTCCATGAGAGCGTGACGCCCGATGCCGTGACGTTCGTAGGCACGAAATTCGTCGGGGCGGCGGGGCTGGTGTATTTCGGAGCGGTTGAAAGCAGAACGTAGCTGCTGTTAATGTTGTCGCCGTTTATGGCGCAAACCGCCACATAATAGGATGTGCTGGGCGTGAGTCCGCTGAAAATGCCCGACATATACGGCTGCGCCGCATTCTGCGTTACCGTAACCGAGGCCAGCGCCGTTCCGAATGTGCTTGAGGTGGACAGGAGCGCGGAGTATACTGTGCCGGACGGATTGCTCTGCCCCAGCCAGTAAGCGGTTATGGAGTCTGTGCTGGCTATCATTGTCTGCGAGATATTGCCGTACGGAGCGGGTATGTCGGTCAGGGTGTATACCGTGGGCGACTGCGTGAACTCGCTGAAAATACTTGTCCCGTTAAGCGCCCGGACCTTCATTGAATAGGCGGTGTTTGTGGACAGGCCCACCATAGTATAGGAAGGAGTGGTTTTGGTGCTTTGGGCTACGACCCCTACAAGCTCGTTTTCTGGTGTCGAGTATACCTCGTAAGTCGAGGCCGTGTCGGTTGTCTGCCAGGACCAGCGTATTGTGGTCGTGCCGTTCGCCACGCCCTGAACGGAGGATGGCGAGGTGATCGTAACCGTTGACGGGCAGACTACTGTCCCGCCGCAGTTGAAATCGGTGTTTTCCGCGCTGCCGTTGCGGGCGCGGACCCTGAAGAAATATTCCGTGCCGGCCGCGAGATTCGGCACCGTGACCGTGTTTGTGGTCAGCGACGTTGAAAACGGCACGGGTGTGGACACGTTGGCGGAAAACTCGTCATTCGTTGCCATGGAAACTTCATACTGGGTTGATTCCGAGTTGCTGTTTGCGGCCCACGAGAGCGATACCGTGCTGAAAGTGGCCGAACTGATCGTCAGGTCCAGCGGCGGATTCGCGTAAGTGTAATAGGTGGCGGATTTGACGAAAGTGCCCGACCGCGTCAGGTTGAACGGCGCTATCTGCACGCCAACCCGGGTGTTGGGGCCCAGGCCGCGCAGAATGTAGTTCACGCTGGTGTCGGCCGCGCTGTAGGCGACGGTGGCGAAAAAGACGTTGTTGGTGGTGGAACGCACCTCAAAGCCTTCGGTGTCGGAAAATTCGTTCAGCGTCCAGGTCCAGTTCCATGAAACAGTATTCGTGGTTTTCCCGACATAGGAAACGGTGTTGACTTCGCCGCCCGGCCGGGGTTTGCTGACGAAAGTGCTGACGCCGTCCGAAAAAAGCGAATTGTTCGCCACCCGCATCTGATACCAGCCGTAGGGCAGTATCGGCATCCCGAATGTTATGGAGGACCGCACCAGGTTCCAGTTGCCGATATTGGCGTTGCTGGTGGAGAAAACCACCGTGCTCAGGTCAAGCATCCAGCCGCTCGGGTTATCCATCATATAGACGTATACCCGCGGATGTGAGTGATAACTGTTCTGTCCGCCGGACCCGCCGCCGGACCCTTCGCTTATGCCGGCAAAATTTGTCGCGCCGCTCTGCAGCGTAACCGAAGCGCCGCGCGACACAATGCTCTGGTCCAGCGTGATCTTGGAGGGCTGGCGCAGGCTGTTCAGCGGCGAGGCCGCGGCGTTGGAATCTTCCGCGTCAGGCCAGGGCATGAAATACCGGTACTGAGTGGTGCCGATATATTTGGAGCCGTCATAGCCGCCGATCGCCATTACCATGCCGCTGGACGTTATCACGGACGTGTGATAACCGCGGCTGAGGTCGTTGCCGATATGTGTCCAGGTGCTGAAATCGGCGTTGAAGAGCTCTTCGTAAGGCACGGTCTGTTTCAGGCCGGTCACGCCGCCGAGCACGAGCACTTTGCCGTTGGGAAGCAGAGTGGCGGTATGGTTCTGACGGCCGAAAATCATTTCCTGGCCAGTGGCGTAGATACTGTAGAGATTGTCAGCGCCCATCGTCCAGGATGCGATATCTCCCGAACCGTCCAGCGTAGCCACTTCGGTGGTCGGGGCAGAGCGGGCGCCTCCGTCCGAGATGTTCTGCCAGCGTATTTCCCCGGCGCCGTTATTGCCGCCGATGATGGCCACGCGGCCGTCGCGCAGAAGAGTGGCGGTGTGCGAGTGGCGTTTCTGGTTGAGCGCCGGCGCGGCCTGCACGGTGAAGGTGCCGTCATCGTGGACAACGACGACCTCGCAGGAGTTGAGCGTTCCCTGCGTGCCGTTCACGCCGCCGCAGATAAGGATATTTCCGTTATGCATGAGCGTGGCGCTGTTCTGTGCCCGTTTGGTGGTCAGGGTTGTGGCCAGTGCGGTCCATTGCGAAGTCACCGGGTTGTAAAGCTCCATGCTGTCGAGATACTGCGAATTGGAATAACCGCCAATCACGAGAATATTGCCGCCATATAAGCCCTTGGGCACCATGATTGCGGAATGGGATTGCCGGGCCGTGTTAAGCGGCGAGGTTTCCACCCAGGCGTTTTCGGAAGGATAATAAATTTCAGCCGAGGTTATTGAGCCCGAGGTCACGCCCTGCGTATAGCCGCCCGTTACCAGGATGTTGCCGTTGGGCAGCATGGTGGCGGTATGGTTGGAGCGTGAATAAGTCATTGTTCCCGCGCTTAC comes from the Elusimicrobiaceae bacterium genome and includes:
- a CDS encoding kelch repeat-containing protein; translation: MKHIIPFHEILKKTALAAIISVIAVCAPDTALGAAFTARSGHSQTLLQNGNILIVGGRSGTGVYISAVQVYDMTTSTMTTAITSAIAQRSSHTVTLIPDGRAIIAGGENKATSIAIFDPVTNSLTETLPAGLPDGGRISHTATLLRDGRILITGGLNSSHQTEPITTGLLLTVTGDIITLEHTGQMITPRYGHTATLLKNGHVFVAGGRAVNVDGSSRYIETTELYDPDTNVWSPGPALIRHRAFHTATSLNDGYVLVAGGKDDTFKYDSFESVLGSQGYIDEAEKYDPLSNTIVPTASLPARVSSHTATLMASGVTQLLGGYGNFADQHVPGPFNVLESTVAFTPITGSTNTVRINLATSRLSLIMDANFSAGSEFSGTFSDAYVIFDSATVVAKDFELYTNPDYMTFESLSGYHSMSDISGKDIYGGRLRGEFPLTLHSGSAYFPDVVCQIVPNTISTATFTLTEEIGPGGEGLVVAGTTATIYGQVIIDPAEYIYSAAPQGQTKIITAYAWINTLVMTNQESLVVRYTTTSGEGFAVNLPVSVQPPTVLESPYANVPFLITLDIGSVYNESDSSAPVGDHGGFYAESGELTVQYSASPMSVRSLSYETAVATCAVKEFIFADTFDYSPSSGNWGLNYSAFADVTPEGKPVVNPIFNQAAMLTPASDNVTWGGQDCNRTGTTLAPTPSWFEEWADCDTIIANRRVHSIITHSQSWNNGPALSASRGQHTANILANGKILVAGGTDGTSTLASAEILDPALGSSSSWVSAGTMTYSRSNHTATMLPNGNILVTGGYTQGVTSGSITSAEIYYPSENAWVETSPLNTARQSHSAIMVPKGLYGGNILVIGGYSNSQYLDSMELYNPVTSQWTALATTLTTKRAQNSATLMHNGNILICGGVNGTQGTLNSCEVVVVHDDGTFTVQAAPALNQKRHSHTATLLRDGRVAIIGGNNGAGEIRWQNISDGGARSAPTTEVATLDGSGDIASWTMGADNLYSIYATGQEMIFGRQNHTATLLPNGKVLVLGGVTGLKQTVPYEELFNADFSTWTHIGNDLSRGYHTSVITSSGMVMAIGGYDGSKYIGTTQYRYFMPWPDAEDSNAAASPLNSLRQPSKITLDQSIVSRGASVTLQSGATNFAGISEGSGGGSGGQNSYHSHPRVYVYMMDNPSGWMLDLSTVVFSTSNANIGNWNLVRSSITFGMPILPYGWYQMRVANNSLFSDGVSTFVSKPRPGGEVNTVSYVGKTTNTVSWNWTWTLNEFSDTEGFEVRSTTNNVFFATVAYSAADTSVNYILRGLGPNTRVGVQIAPFNLTRSGTFVKSATYYTYANPPLDLTISSATFSTVSLSWAANSNSESTQYEVSMATNDEFSANVSTPVPFSTSLTTNTVTVPNLAAGTEYFFRVRARNGSAENTDFNCGGTVVCPSTVTITSPSSVQGVANGTTTIRWSWQTTDTASTYEVYSTPENELVGVVAQSTKTTPSYTMVGLSTNTAYSMKVRALNGTSIFSEFTQSPTVYTLTDIPAPYGNISQTMIASTDSITAYWLGQSNPSGTVYSALLSTSSTFGTALASVTVTQNAAQPYMSGIFSGLTPSTSYYVAVCAINGDNINSSYVLLSTAPKYTSPAAPTNFVPTNVTASGVTLSWNTNGNAAGTYYQLSYSTWPDNSSPATLVSFDDKFTAAEMTLSGLWTQTSYYFYLGAKNNSLITDSKNYSATVPMYPEYIVTQAGPLGTSTGAVAGFSGAGTITGTLPTGRNVTLTIPAASFASPSTEISIAEDATTNLCPSAGMPVITFKMLTSGGLQPQVPVVFDFNYTSSELSGVDRTKLVLARYNEKTHECMPLQTTVAPSGTRRVTATLNHFSYFQLMTVTAATDLENVFIYPNPFYPNRGNGFVTFSNLPTSTAVRIYTLSGEKVWDGSKNSAGPLVWEGKNSSGNKVASGVYLAVVEGAGQTKVFKVGVER